From one Brachypodium distachyon strain Bd21 chromosome 4, Brachypodium_distachyon_v3.0, whole genome shotgun sequence genomic stretch:
- the LOC100834945 gene encoding uncharacterized protein LOC100834945, which translates to MAGAPPPCSPLSWSDLPLDLAGMVLDLLPSHVDRVRFSAVCVQWCRAARQLPMQPPLPLLLLPDGTLHSLPRSKSFHVSGCAGYGSACGKWLVFSRDDSGCFLMDPFSKATVTFPALASIRRPFGESYFAYQMGITHMMIKESKQILFSPHLVAAIFNVHWSSHIALCRPGSSSWSILTEKHFGWDFSQMSFHKGNLYTLTCNEDLFAVNITKDDITSSPWVSHLGQVIKGPNGLSSTFTASRNGRLSIRMLYLVESRDTLLMVRRTLFCRCRRPSALALKDKGIVVERNDFKVFEADLRQLRWAEVKTIGDDQSLFLGRRCSRAMSVSQYDMPGNHIFFLELDDHDRSLYGEKSLSSCSAYNIRDGTFSSPLPTGSWKRGMGFATWLFPQN; encoded by the coding sequence ATGGCAGGGGCACCACCACCTTGCTCACCCTTGTCGTGGTCGGACCTCCCGCTTGACCTGGCCGGCATGGTGCTCGACCTCCTCCCTTCCCACGTCGACCGCGTCCGCTTCAGCGCCGTGTGCGTCCAGTGGTGCCGTGCAGCGCGGCAGCTCCCCATgcagccgccgctcccgctGCTCTTGCTTCCGGATGGCACGTTGCACAGCCTCCCCCGGAGTAAGTCTTTCCACGTCTCTGGCTGCGCAGGCTACGGCAGCGCCTGTGGGAAGTGGCTTGTGTTTTCACGTGACGACAGCGGCTGCTTCCTGATGGACCCTTTCTCCAAGGCCACCGTGACATTTCCTGCTCTGGCTAGCATCCGTCGGCCATTCGGGGAATCTTACTTTGCGTATCAGATGGGCATCACACATATGATGATCAAGGAATCGAAGCAAATTTTGTTCTCACCACACCTTGTAGCAGCAATCTTCAACGTCCACTGGTCCAGTCACATTGCTCTATGCCGTCCGGGGAGCTCATCGTGGTCGATACTCACAGAGAAACATTTTGGTTGGGACTTCAGTCAGATGTCATTTCACAAGGGAAACCTCTACACCCTTACATGTAATGAAGATCTCTTTGCTGTCAATATCACCAAGGATGACATCACCAGTAGTCCATGGGTATCTCATTTAGGTCAGGTTATCAAGGGCCCTAATGGATTGTCATCTACATTCACAGCATCACGAAACGGCAGGCTCAGCATTAGGATGCTCTACCTTGTTGAATCGCGTGACACACTGCTGATGGTTCGCAGGACGCTTTTCTGCAGATGTAGGAGGCCGTCTGCTCTTGCACTGAAAGACAAGGGGATTGTGGTTGAACGGAATGATTTCAAGGTATTCGAGGCTGACTTAAGGCAGTTACGGTGGGCTGAGGTGAAGACCATAGGTGATGACCAGTCCTTGTTTCTAGGGCGGCGATGCTCCAGAGCTATGTCTGTGTCTCAATACGATATGCCAGGAAATCATATCTTCTTCTTGGAGCTTGATGATCATGATCGTTCCTTATACGGTGAGAAGAGTTTGAGTTCTTGCAGTGCCTACAACATTAGAGACGGCACGTTCTCTTCCCCTCTGCCAACGGGCTCGTGGAAGCGTGGCATGGGGTTTGCGACCTGGCTCTTCCCTCAGAACTGA
- the LOC100840256 gene encoding ABC transporter F family member 5: MAATMDILSAKLLRSSLHLPSPFLPSPSLPSRRHRRPSPIHCRLTTSSSPSTTTTSEGDADQDLSSLLSDDSSYAGIAGSRRKRSNSGASSIPSGVRLEGISKSYKGVTVLKDVSWEVQRGEKVGLVGVNGAGKTTQLRIIAGLEEPDGGNVVKAKDNMKIAFLSQEFEVCASRTVREEFLSAFQEEMGVKSRLDQVQAALERATEDMDLMGRLLDELDLLQRQSQDVDLGMVEVKIQKLMPELGFVPEDADRLVASFSGGWKMRMSLGKILLQDPDLLLLDEPTNHVDLDTIEWLESYLKMQDVPMVIISHDRAFLDQCCTKIVETEFGVSKTYKGNYSEYILAKAIWVETQRAAWEKQQKEIEHTRELISRLGAGASSGRASSEQKKLEKLEKEGLIEKPFQRKQLKIRFPERGRSGRTVLAINNLKFGFGDKVLFNNANLIVERGEKIAIIGPNGCGKSTLLKLALGMEKPQEGEVLLGEHNVLPNYFEQNQAEALDLEKTVLDTVAEAAEDWKIDDIKGLLGRCNFRDDMLDRKVQFLSGGEKARLSFCKFMVTPSTLLILDEPTNHLDIPSKEMLEEAISEYTGTVIAVSHDRYFVKQIVNRVIEVKDQTVQDYQGDYNYYLERNLEARERELARAEELEEKAPKVKAKSKMSKAEKIARKKQKVQAFQQSKQKSKSMKNSKRWN; the protein is encoded by the exons ATGGCGGCCACCATGGACATCCTCTCCGCGAAGCTCCTCCGCTCCTCCCTCCACCTCCCTTCCCCCTTTCTCCCCTCCCCGTCCCTcccctcccgccgccaccgccgcccctcccCAATCCACTGCCGCctcaccacctcctcctcaccctccaccaccaccacttcCGAGGGGGACGCGGACCAGgacctctcctccctcctctccgaCGACTCTTCCTACGCGGGCATCGCGGGGTCCAGGAGGAAGCGGTCCAACAGCGGCGCGTCGAGCATCCCGTCCGGGGTGCGGCTGGAGGGCATCTCCAAGTCGTACAAGGGCGTGACCGTCCTCAAGGACGTGTCCTGGGAGGTGCAGCGCGGGGAGAAGGtggggctcgtcggcgtcaaCGGCGCCGGCAAGACCACGCAGCTCCGCATCATCGCCGGCCTCGAGGAGCCCGACGGCGGCAACGTCGTCAAGGCCAAGGACAACATGAAGATCGCCTTCCTCAGCCAGGAGTTCGAGGTCTGCGCCTCCCGGACCGTCAGGGAGGAGTTCCTCAGCGCCTTCCAGGAGGAGATGGGCGTCAAGAGCCGACTCGACCAGGTGCAGGCGGCGCTCGAGCGCGCCACCGAGGACATGGACCTCATGGGGAGGCTCCTCGACGAGCTCGACCTGCTGCAGCGCCAGTCGCAGGACGTCGACCTCGGCATGGTGGAGGTCAAGATTCAGAAGCTCATGCCCGAGCTCGGCTTCGTGCCGGAGGATGCTGACCGCCTTGTTGCATCGTTCAGTGGCGGCTGGAAGATGAGGATGTCATTGGGGAAGATACTTCTTCAG GATCCTGATTTGCTGTTACTTGATGAGCCCACAAATCATGTCGATTTGGACACCATCGAGTGGCTAGAGAGCTACCTTAAGATGCAGGATGTGCCAATGGTCATCATATCTCATGACAGGGCTTTCCTTGATCAGTGCTGTACAAAGATTGTGGAGACCGAATTTGGCGTGTCCAAAACATATAAGGGTAACTATTCGGAATATATTCTAGCAAAGGCAATATGGGTGGAAACTCAGCGTGCTGCATGGGAAAAGCAGCAGAAGGAGATTGAGCACACAAGGGAACTGATAAGTAGGCTTGGGGCTGGAGCTAGCTCAGGGCGTGCTTCAAGTGAACAAAAG AAATTGGAAAAGCTTGAGAAAGAAGGGTTGATTGAGAAACCTTTCCAAAGGAAGCAGTTAAAGATCAGATTTCCTGAGCGTGGGAGAAGTGGTAGAACTGTGTTAGCAATAAATAATCTCAAATTTGGATTTGGGGATAAG GTATTGTTCAACAATGCTAATCTCATAGTTGAGAGAGGCGAAAAGATAGCCATTATTGGTCCCAATGGATGTGGGAAGAGTACACTATTGAAACTTGCTTTGGGGATGGAAAAGCCACAAGAAGGTGAAGTGCTTCTTGGGGAGCATAATGTGCTGCCAAACTATTTCGAGCAGAATCAG GCAGAAGCTCTTGATTTGGAGAAAACTGTGCTTGACACTGTAGCTGAAGCTGCAGAGGATTGGAAAATTGATGATATTAAAGGTCTCCTCGGTCGTTGTAATTTTAGGGATGACATGCTGGATAGAAAGGTTCAATTTCTAAGTGGCGGAGAGAAG GCAAGGCTTTCCTTTTGCAAGTTCATGGTGACCCCATCTACTTTACTGATCTTGGATGAACCAACAAATCACCTTGATATTCCATCAAAAGAAATGCTTGAG GAGGCAATATCTGAATACACAGGCACCGTCATAGCAGTTTCTCACGATAGGTATTTTGTAAAACAAATAGTTAACAGAGTCATCGAAGTTAAAGACCAGACTGTCCAGGATTATCAAGGAGATTATAAT TATTACCTCGAAAGGAACCTTGAGGCCAGAGAGAGGGAGCTTGCACGTGCGGAAGAGCTTGAGGAGAAAGCCCCAAAAGTAAAAGCCAAATCAAAAATGTCGAAG GCGGAGAAAATTGCAAGGAAGAAACAGAAGGTGCAGGCCTTCCAACAAAGCAAGCAGAAATCGAAATCGATGAAAAACTCAAAGAGGTGGAACTGA
- the LOC100834641 gene encoding UBP1-associated protein 2B: MGKKRSKKPREKDRHTPKSHPSSTPTRKRKRRKPRDPAPGSDSGSDCSPPSSPSPTARRLLDPYPKPRLAALLASAASADPALLARIRAAADASLSHRRVFVHGLPPRADGPALEAAFSAFGPLADCHVVAAGRCKGYGFLTFKSHAAARRAVRAPCVCVAGFPVSAQFASAGPDRSGASAVGRRVYVANVGPDASVERLRTFFAGFGELEGGPFGLDVDGEAETGRPRSQRYSLFVYREAEGARKAVEQPYRVFEGRTLRCQLAADVGLTAWKKKNEDTNNEPPVPAPPSYAALRPVLDAVVAATGAGDLAMCARNPAQAAALLGQNPVLAAAALSSVLASAGIVPTPATATATATAGTQSPAAVAGLSPVSSLEVAPLPVKPCAGPSGGAGLLGPYKPPSSSPVLLREEMGNAGRSHLMKFSDDNAKL, translated from the coding sequence atggggaagaagagatcCAAGAAGCCCCGCGAGAAGGACCGCCACACGCCAAAATCCCACCCCTCCTCCACTCCCACCCGCAAGCGCAAGCGCCGGAAACCCCGTGACCCAGCCCCCGGCTCGGACTCCGGCTCCGACTGCTCGCCCCCATCCTCGCCGTCCCCCACCGCGCGCCGCCTTCTGGATCCCTACCCCAAgccccgcctcgccgcgctcctcgcgtccgccgcctccgccgaccCCGCGCTGCTGGCCCgcatccgcgccgccgccgacgcgtcCCTCTCCCACCGCAGGGTCTTCGTCCACGGCCTTCCCCCGCGCGCCGACGGGCCCGCCCTCGAAGCCGCCTTCTCCGCGTTCGGGCCCCTCGCCGACTGCCACGTCGTCGCGGCTGGCCGCTGCAAGGGCTACGGCTTCCTCACGTTCAAAtcccacgccgccgctcgccgcgccgTCCGCGCCCCGTGCGTATGTGTCGCTGGATTCCCAGTCTCCGCGCAGTTCGCCTCTGCCGGCCCGGACCGTTCCGGCGCCTCCGCCGTTGGGAGGAGGGTGTACGTGGCCAACGTCGGGCCGGACGCGAGCGTGGAGAGGCTGCGCACGTTCTTCGCGGGGTTCGGGGAGCTCGAGGGCGGGCCGTTCGGGCTCGACGTGGACGGCGAGGCCGAGACGGGGAGGCCGCGCTCCCAACGGTACTCGCTGTTCGTGTACCGTGAGGCGGAGGGCGCCCGGAAGGCGGTGGAGCAGCCGTACCGCGTCTTCGAGGGCCGCACCCTGCGCTGccagctcgccgccgacgtcggCCTCACGgcgtggaagaagaagaacgagGACACGAACAATGAGCCGCCTGTGCCGGCGCCACCGTCTTATGCGGCGCTTCGCCCGGTTCTCGACGCCGTCGTGGCCGCAACCGGCGCAGGGGACCTCGCGATGTGCGCGCGGAACCCCGCCCAGGCCGCGGCGTTGCTGGGGCAGAACCCGgttctcgccgccgctgcgctgAGCTCTGTATTGGCGTCTGCTGGAATCGTGCCGACTccggcaacggcaacggcaacggcaacggctGGAACGCAGAGCCCGGCAGCTGTTGCTGGCCTCAGTCCTGTATCTTCCCTCGAGGTGGCGCCACTGCCGGTAAAGCCTTGTGCTGGACCAAGTGGTGGTGCAGGGCTGCTTGGGCCGTACAAgccgccatcttcttcacCTGTCCTCCTCCGGGAGGAAATGGGCAATGCTGGGCGTAGTCACCTGATGAAGTTCTCGGATGATAACGCGAAATTGTAG